One Streptomyces sp. NBC_01237 genomic region harbors:
- a CDS encoding HU family DNA-binding protein, with protein sequence MNKAQLVEAIADKVGGRQQAADAVDAVLDAIVRAVVAGDRVSVTGFGSFEKVDRPARYARNPQTGERVRVKKTSVPRFRAGQGFKDLVSGSKKLPKNDVAVKKAPKGSLSGGSSTRTTAKAAAKKATAKKAVAKKATAKKTVAAAKKTTATAKKTTATAKKATATAKKATATAKKAAPAKKATTTAKKAVASKTAPAKKTTAKKAPAKKTTARKTTAKKATARKK encoded by the coding sequence GTGAACAAGGCGCAGCTCGTAGAAGCGATTGCCGACAAGGTCGGCGGCCGTCAGCAGGCCGCAGACGCCGTCGACGCGGTACTCGACGCGATCGTCCGTGCCGTTGTCGCCGGGGACCGTGTCTCGGTCACCGGCTTCGGCTCGTTCGAGAAGGTCGACCGTCCCGCCCGGTACGCCCGCAACCCGCAGACGGGTGAGCGCGTACGGGTCAAGAAGACCTCGGTGCCCCGCTTCCGTGCGGGACAGGGCTTCAAGGACCTGGTGAGCGGCTCCAAGAAGCTCCCCAAGAACGACGTGGCCGTGAAGAAGGCGCCCAAGGGCAGCCTCTCGGGCGGATCTTCCACCCGTACGACGGCGAAGGCCGCGGCCAAGAAGGCCACCGCCAAGAAGGCCGTGGCGAAGAAGGCCACCGCCAAGAAGACCGTGGCAGCGGCGAAGAAGACCACCGCCACCGCCAAGAAGACCACCGCGACGGCGAAGAAGGCCACCGCGACGGCCAAGAAGGCCACGGCGACCGCGAAGAAGGCGGCCCCGGCGAAGAAGGCCACGACGACCGCCAAGAAGGCCGTCGCCAGCAAGACCGCGCCCGCCAAGAAGACCACGGCGAAGAAGGCGCCCGCGAAGAAGACCACGGCGCGCAAGACCACGGCCAAGAAGGCCACTGCACGCAAGAAGTGA
- the leuD gene encoding 3-isopropylmalate dehydratase small subunit — protein MEAFTAHTGRAVPLRRSNVDTDQIIPAHWLKKVTRDGFEDGLFEAWRKDENFVLNRPERRGASVLVAGPDFGTGSSREHAVWALQNYGFRTVISSRFADIFRGNSLKNGLLTVVLDQQVVDALWELTDADPTAEITVDLEARQVRAEGITADFELDENARWRLLNGLDDISLTLQNEADIATYEAARPTFKPRTIEV, from the coding sequence ATGGAAGCTTTCACCGCACACACCGGCCGGGCCGTCCCGCTGCGCCGCAGCAACGTCGACACCGACCAGATCATCCCCGCCCACTGGCTGAAGAAGGTCACCCGCGACGGCTTCGAGGACGGGCTCTTCGAGGCGTGGCGCAAGGACGAGAACTTCGTCCTCAACCGCCCCGAGCGGCGCGGCGCCTCGGTCCTGGTGGCCGGTCCCGACTTCGGCACCGGTTCGTCCCGCGAGCACGCGGTCTGGGCCCTGCAGAACTACGGCTTCAGGACCGTCATCTCGTCCCGGTTCGCCGACATCTTCCGCGGGAACTCGCTGAAGAACGGGCTGCTGACCGTGGTCCTGGACCAGCAGGTCGTCGACGCGCTCTGGGAGCTGACGGACGCCGACCCAACGGCCGAGATCACCGTCGACTTGGAGGCGCGGCAGGTCCGGGCCGAGGGCATCACGGCCGACTTCGAGCTCGACGAGAACGCCCGCTGGCGGCTGCTCAACGGGCTCGACGACATCAGCCTCACCCTTCAGAACGAAGCGGACATTGCGACTTATGAGGCGGCAAGGCCGACCTTCAAGCCGCGTACAATTGAGGTCTGA